A stretch of Ectothiorhodospiraceae bacterium BW-2 DNA encodes these proteins:
- a CDS encoding helix-turn-helix domain-containing protein — protein MAEIEDRWLSVDEIGKYLGVSSDTVYRWIDKHAMPAHRMGRLWKFKKDEVDDWVKAGGAAEQGKTTSKTTAATKKSE, from the coding sequence ATGGCCGAGATAGAAGACCGCTGGTTATCAGTAGACGAGATAGGCAAGTACCTCGGTGTCAGTAGTGACACCGTTTACCGCTGGATCGACAAGCATGCGATGCCCGCCCATCGCATGGGCCGTCTTTGGAAATTCAAGAAAGACGAAGTGGACGATTGGGTGAAGGCTGGCGGCGCGGCGGAACAGGGTAAAACAACCTCAAAAACCACCGCTGCAACAAAGAAGAGCGAATAG
- a CDS encoding SAM-dependent DNA methyltransferase encodes MPKLSLAKLERHLYGAADILRREGMDAATYKDFIFGMLFLKRCSDVFEPAYEKIVARKVAQGMSREDAEANYGENPDFYDEFFVPGRARWSHLQGKLNDASEPFGAVLDKALAALSESNESLQHVLDHIQFMKVQSNKRIVSDEACKELVRHFNRYRLRSEDFQFSDLLGSAYEFLINMFAESAGKKGGDFYTPRDVIRLMVRVLNPTPGMSIYDPTCGSGGMLIISREYIEQSGGDPTNLRLCGQVNDASAWSICKINMLLHSIRGSDIRLEDTLLHPLHREGGELERFDRVIANPPFSQNYTKSNMEFPERYRWGWCPTSGKKADLMFAQHMLAVCKPGGMVATVMPHGVLFRGGAEKEIRKKFLQQDLLEAIISLPQNLFYGASIPACILIMRSNITGQPLNPNKPENRRGKVLFINADAEYLAGRAQNYLRPEDIEKVASTFERYAEVPGYSKIVTFDEIADGANDFNLNVRRYVDNSPPPEPHDVRAHLAGGIPVAEIEGNSALFESLGFSPDVLFAHRPNDERYRDFKPSITERPAIARLIEADAGLLARTGALRDALTEWWASQTGSLVALPHGRNLNAVRSEFLRGFTEALLQLGVLNNFKLSGVVAAWWTETLPDFKTLIENGFCGVVDGWVDAIADAVEDDDNVGPAFDPFCHKLVKRTMADYLQRIDDAKSEIARLKGEKEAFEQSNPPDDADDEDLASWNYAKDLERQVKELKAEFKDAIKDLTRLEKAATKKKATDADRRAAEAARRELQPYFDQMAVLEMELAPYEQIKTDLAAARATFRALTNAFVDELKNRCAAMGEDEKQALVLELFAQDLQAGLDGAVRDKQQELTRFAENLWDKYARSLSVLTETREKISILLKGKLNKMPVYNSDGIEETASNESDGDWQKMPLSSVADIRFSSVNKVSLPGEDPVRLCNYIDVYNNDYVTKDMDFMRATATKSEIDRFRLQVGDVIITKDSEKPDDIGIPTVVDSTASDLVCGYHLALLRLNQAEVDPTFLSKQLAHHRIARYFGQQANGTTRYGLSAAAIANTPLHLPRPESQKAASKLMRMLDEHINQSEAVIEKLKRLRAGLQEDLLSGSASAPEPSEGGSTEE; translated from the coding sequence ATGCCTAAGCTGTCATTAGCCAAACTCGAACGCCATCTCTATGGCGCTGCTGATATCCTCCGCCGCGAAGGAATGGATGCGGCCACCTATAAAGATTTCATTTTCGGGATGCTGTTCCTCAAGCGATGCTCTGACGTTTTCGAGCCAGCCTATGAAAAAATCGTTGCGAGAAAAGTCGCTCAAGGAATGAGCCGAGAGGATGCCGAAGCGAATTATGGCGAGAATCCTGATTTTTATGATGAATTCTTTGTCCCTGGTCGGGCTCGCTGGTCGCACCTGCAGGGCAAGCTAAACGATGCTTCGGAGCCGTTTGGTGCAGTTCTGGACAAAGCGCTGGCGGCCTTGAGTGAATCCAACGAGTCGTTGCAGCACGTTCTGGACCACATCCAATTCATGAAGGTCCAGAGCAACAAGCGCATTGTGTCCGATGAGGCTTGTAAAGAACTGGTGCGTCATTTCAATCGCTACCGCTTGCGCAGTGAGGACTTTCAATTTTCCGACCTGCTTGGCTCTGCGTATGAGTTCCTCATCAACATGTTTGCGGAATCGGCTGGTAAGAAAGGCGGGGACTTCTATACACCCCGTGATGTGATCCGCTTGATGGTCCGGGTACTGAATCCCACCCCAGGAATGAGTATCTATGATCCCACGTGCGGTTCCGGCGGCATGCTAATCATTAGCCGCGAATATATTGAACAATCCGGCGGCGATCCGACCAACCTCCGCCTCTGCGGCCAGGTGAATGATGCCTCTGCTTGGTCAATCTGCAAAATCAACATGCTCCTGCACAGTATTCGCGGCTCTGATATTCGGCTAGAAGATACCCTGCTGCATCCTCTGCACCGGGAAGGCGGGGAACTCGAACGTTTTGACCGAGTGATCGCAAACCCTCCTTTCAGTCAGAACTACACCAAGAGCAACATGGAGTTCCCGGAGCGTTATCGCTGGGGATGGTGTCCGACTTCAGGGAAAAAGGCGGACCTCATGTTCGCCCAGCACATGTTGGCGGTCTGTAAACCCGGCGGCATGGTGGCGACCGTCATGCCGCATGGTGTGCTTTTTCGTGGCGGCGCGGAAAAGGAGATCCGCAAGAAGTTCCTTCAACAGGATTTGCTCGAAGCCATCATCAGCCTGCCGCAAAATCTCTTTTATGGGGCGAGTATTCCAGCCTGCATTCTGATCATGCGATCCAACATCACAGGACAACCCCTCAACCCCAACAAACCGGAAAACCGGCGCGGCAAGGTGCTTTTTATCAATGCGGATGCCGAATATCTGGCAGGTCGGGCACAAAATTATCTGCGGCCTGAAGATATCGAAAAGGTCGCGTCTACCTTCGAGCGCTACGCCGAAGTGCCCGGATATTCCAAGATAGTGACGTTCGACGAAATTGCGGATGGAGCCAATGACTTCAACCTCAATGTCCGCCGCTATGTCGACAATTCACCGCCGCCGGAGCCGCATGATGTCCGTGCGCATCTTGCTGGCGGCATTCCAGTAGCCGAAATCGAAGGGAACAGTGCCCTTTTCGAATCGCTCGGTTTCTCGCCGGATGTCCTCTTCGCTCACAGGCCTAATGATGAGCGATACCGTGACTTCAAGCCGAGCATTACCGAGCGGCCAGCCATCGCCAGACTGATAGAGGCGGATGCCGGATTGCTGGCCCGGACGGGAGCGCTAAGAGACGCGCTTACAGAGTGGTGGGCCTCACAGACTGGCAGCCTGGTCGCGCTGCCACATGGCCGTAACTTGAATGCTGTGCGCTCGGAATTTCTTCGGGGGTTTACCGAAGCGCTGCTGCAACTTGGAGTTCTGAACAATTTCAAGTTATCCGGAGTGGTCGCCGCTTGGTGGACCGAGACCCTGCCGGATTTCAAAACCCTTATTGAAAACGGCTTTTGCGGTGTGGTCGATGGATGGGTCGATGCCATTGCCGACGCCGTGGAAGATGACGACAACGTGGGACCGGCTTTTGATCCTTTCTGTCACAAACTGGTCAAGCGGACTATGGCCGATTACCTCCAGAGAATCGACGATGCCAAATCGGAGATCGCCCGGCTGAAGGGGGAAAAGGAAGCCTTTGAGCAGAGCAATCCGCCGGATGATGCGGATGATGAAGATCTGGCTTCCTGGAACTACGCCAAGGATCTTGAACGCCAGGTCAAAGAGCTGAAGGCTGAATTCAAAGACGCCATCAAAGATCTGACCAGACTTGAAAAGGCCGCGACTAAAAAGAAGGCTACCGATGCCGACCGCCGGGCCGCAGAGGCCGCCAGGCGCGAACTGCAACCCTATTTTGATCAGATGGCAGTCCTTGAGATGGAGCTGGCTCCCTACGAGCAGATCAAGACAGACCTTGCCGCAGCCAGAGCCACTTTCCGCGCCCTTACTAACGCCTTTGTCGACGAGCTGAAAAATCGATGCGCGGCCATGGGCGAGGATGAGAAGCAGGCGCTGGTACTCGAACTTTTTGCTCAGGATCTCCAGGCGGGGCTGGACGGTGCAGTAAGAGACAAGCAGCAGGAACTGACGCGGTTTGCTGAAAACTTGTGGGACAAATATGCTAGATCTCTGTCAGTGCTTACAGAAACCCGGGAGAAAATCTCGATTCTACTTAAAGGCAAATTGAACAAAATGCCTGTCTACAACTCAGATGGCATTGAGGAAACAGCTTCTAATGAAAGCGATGGTGATTGGCAGAAAATGCCGCTGTCTTCGGTTGCCGACATTCGTTTCAGCAGCGTCAATAAGGTTTCTCTACCTGGAGAAGACCCTGTTCGTCTATGTAATTATATCGATGTTTATAATAACGACTATGTCACTAAAGACATGGATTTCATGCGGGCAACCGCTACAAAGTCTGAAATTGATCGCTTTAGGCTGCAGGTCGGCGATGTCATTATAACCAAGGATTCCGAAAAACCTGATGACATCGGAATTCCGACAGTGGTCGACTCAACCGCCTCGGATCTTGTATGTGGGTATCACTTGGCTCTACTTCGTCTAAACCAAGCTGAGGTTGATCCAACCTTTCTATCTAAACAACTGGCGCATCATAGAATCGCTCGATATTTCGGACAACAGGCTAACGGTACAACTCGCTACGGTTTATCTGCGGCAGCTATCGCAAACACTCCTTTACACCTTCCTAGACCAGAAAGCCAGAAAGCGGCAAGCAAACTAATGCGTATGCTGGACGAACACATAAATCAGTCCGAAGCAGTAATTGAGAAGCTCAAGCGATTACGGGCGGGGCTTCAGGAGGATCTTCTAAGTGGGAGCGCAAGTGCTCCAGAGCCAAGCGAGGGAGGGTCAACAGAGGAATGA
- a CDS encoding DUF1016 domain-containing protein, which produces MKQTNENISIRLNTTGDLFSRVASILEQARANVVRSVNSNMVLAYWLIGREIVQELQQGEERAEYGKKIIDDLSTRLKSRFGRGFSTTNLRYFRTFYTVYADRLPEIRHIGSGVSAPDQIRQTQSGVLDDLAEAVDAVSEPRGFSAVLGWSHYQVLMGVENRNERLFYEIEAEKEGWEVKHLERQIHTCLFGRLLKSRDKAGVMKLAGEGQVLQTAQDAIRNPYVLDFLGIPEADVLHESALESAIIYNLQSFLLELGKGFAFVGRQKRLQFDADYFYIDLVFYNCILKCYLLIDLKIGELTHQDVGQMDSYVRMFDDKYLTSGDNPTIGLILCAKKNETIARYSVLNESRQIFASKYMLYLPTEEELRLEIERERRLIEPALNREDKP; this is translated from the coding sequence ATGAAACAAACGAATGAAAACATCTCGATCCGTCTCAATACCACCGGCGATCTATTCAGCCGCGTCGCCTCCATTCTGGAACAGGCGCGCGCCAATGTTGTCCGCTCGGTCAACTCCAACATGGTGCTGGCGTACTGGCTGATCGGACGGGAGATTGTGCAGGAATTGCAGCAGGGTGAAGAACGGGCGGAGTATGGAAAAAAGATTATTGACGATCTCTCTACACGATTGAAAAGTCGATTCGGGCGTGGTTTCTCCACGACCAATCTCCGTTACTTTCGCACCTTTTACACCGTCTATGCGGATCGTCTCCCCGAAATTCGCCATATCGGATCTGGCGTTTCCGCGCCCGATCAAATTCGCCAGACTCAATCCGGCGTTTTGGATGACCTGGCGGAGGCCGTGGATGCGGTCTCGGAACCTCGCGGATTTTCTGCTGTGCTGGGCTGGTCGCACTATCAAGTGCTGATGGGGGTTGAAAACCGCAATGAACGGCTGTTCTATGAAATCGAGGCCGAAAAGGAGGGGTGGGAGGTCAAGCATCTTGAACGACAGATTCACACCTGTCTTTTTGGCCGGTTGCTGAAAAGCCGTGACAAGGCAGGGGTCATGAAGCTGGCCGGCGAAGGGCAGGTGCTGCAAACGGCGCAGGATGCGATTCGCAACCCCTATGTTCTGGATTTTCTTGGCATACCTGAAGCCGATGTGTTGCATGAATCGGCACTTGAATCGGCGATCATCTACAACCTTCAGTCGTTTCTGCTCGAGTTGGGCAAGGGATTCGCCTTTGTCGGACGTCAAAAGCGGCTGCAATTCGATGCGGATTATTTCTATATCGATCTGGTCTTCTACAACTGCATCCTGAAGTGCTACCTACTGATCGACCTGAAGATCGGCGAGCTGACCCATCAGGATGTGGGACAGATGGACAGCTATGTTCGGATGTTTGACGATAAATACCTGACGTCCGGGGACAATCCAACTATCGGCCTGATTCTGTGCGCAAAGAAGAACGAAACGATTGCGAGGTATTCCGTGTTGAACGAGAGCCGTCAGATTTTCGCCTCGAAATACATGCTCTATCTGCCGACCGAAGAAGAACTCAGGCTCGAAATAGAACGGGAGCGTCGATTGATTGAACCCGCCCTGAACAGAGAGGACAAACCATGA
- a CDS encoding type I restriction endonuclease subunit R, whose translation MSKIQWEYNLVERPFCEQLQTMGWSWIEGDVDVAELTERENFREVLLKGRLAEALRRINLRDGQPWLDEARITKSIRDLSPPTVHRVMEVNQAATELLLKGTVVDGLPDWDNCRPQPIRYIDFEHPEKNDFLVVNQFKVELTSGRGHVIPDAVLFINGIPIVVAEFKSPGIENPMHEAINQLLRYSNQRRELFPTLYTDNEGVEKLFHTNQLLIASNFFEARAATIGAPPEAYLEWSDTSPVPMSTVAEELGIISANDDLEEAKGELLAVGPEQTERVGTPLFFRHTEQRPEALRSAHGAGLQSQQILTAGMLRPVHLLDLIRNFTVFQQVDGKTRKVVARYQQFRAIQKATIRLQEGRTRSQGAERDERGGIIWHTQGSGKSLSMVFLVRKMRTLERLKRYKIVTVTDRTDLEGQLRETARLSGEAVRPTDKDRSTRESSTALTQRILSETTPDIVFAMLQKYQDVDRQAKNDEKIAMTIVRKEKKPGKDEPVVEKEVTFEESIRFEEFPVLNESDEILVLVDEAHRSHTRSLHRNLRRALPNAAIIGFTGTPILSKEKTETREIFGDFIDKYLLQDAELDGATVPILYEGRTADGLVKDAPSLDQLFEDMFRTYSEEELAVIKAKYGTAGDILEAPLLIEQKAKDMLRHYVGVVLPEGYKAQVVATSRRAAIVYREKLLAARDELVRDLEGIPAATLALPDHEIELLDPQPRFLVRAHALLPLIRGLDVAVVISGNHNDPESWWDWSNKEKQDEYTKRFKRKLAAERTEKTDPLAMMVVNNMLLTGFDAAPTKPTRGCLIGAASSTQA comes from the coding sequence ATGAGTAAGATCCAATGGGAATACAATCTGGTCGAACGGCCTTTTTGCGAACAACTTCAAACCATGGGCTGGTCGTGGATCGAAGGCGATGTGGATGTGGCCGAACTCACTGAACGAGAGAACTTCCGTGAGGTGCTCCTGAAGGGCCGCTTGGCGGAAGCGCTAAGGCGGATCAACCTTCGCGATGGGCAGCCCTGGCTCGACGAAGCCCGCATCACCAAGTCTATTCGTGATCTGTCACCCCCCACCGTTCATCGGGTGATGGAGGTCAATCAAGCCGCGACTGAACTCTTGCTCAAGGGAACCGTGGTGGACGGGCTGCCGGATTGGGACAACTGCAGGCCCCAGCCGATTCGCTATATCGATTTTGAACACCCTGAAAAGAACGACTTTTTGGTCGTCAATCAATTCAAGGTCGAGCTGACCAGCGGTCGGGGTCATGTCATCCCCGATGCGGTTCTGTTCATCAACGGTATTCCGATTGTTGTAGCCGAATTTAAGAGCCCCGGCATTGAAAATCCGATGCATGAGGCGATCAATCAATTACTCCGTTATTCAAACCAGCGCCGCGAGCTGTTCCCAACCCTTTATACCGATAACGAAGGCGTCGAGAAGCTGTTTCATACCAACCAGCTTCTGATCGCCAGCAACTTCTTCGAGGCACGAGCCGCAACCATCGGCGCTCCCCCTGAGGCATATCTGGAATGGTCCGATACCAGCCCGGTTCCCATGAGCACGGTTGCCGAGGAACTCGGGATCATCTCGGCCAATGATGACCTTGAAGAGGCCAAAGGTGAACTGTTGGCCGTTGGGCCAGAGCAGACAGAGCGCGTAGGCACGCCTCTCTTTTTCCGGCATACGGAACAGCGCCCCGAGGCGTTAAGGAGTGCTCACGGTGCTGGGCTGCAAAGTCAGCAGATACTGACGGCTGGCATGTTGCGCCCGGTGCATTTGCTGGACCTGATCCGCAATTTTACCGTTTTTCAGCAGGTTGATGGCAAGACCCGCAAAGTCGTGGCCCGTTATCAGCAGTTCCGTGCCATTCAGAAGGCAACCATCAGGCTTCAGGAGGGGCGGACAAGATCGCAGGGAGCTGAACGGGACGAAAGGGGCGGCATCATCTGGCATACCCAGGGCTCCGGTAAGAGTCTCAGTATGGTGTTTCTGGTTCGCAAAATGCGGACCCTGGAGCGGCTCAAGCGCTACAAGATTGTTACCGTCACCGACCGTACAGATCTGGAAGGTCAGCTTCGTGAAACGGCTCGGCTCTCCGGCGAGGCCGTGCGGCCCACGGACAAGGACCGGAGTACCAGGGAATCCTCAACCGCTCTGACCCAGCGGATACTGTCCGAGACAACTCCGGATATTGTTTTTGCCATGCTGCAGAAGTATCAAGATGTTGACCGGCAGGCCAAGAACGATGAAAAGATCGCCATGACCATCGTCCGCAAGGAAAAGAAACCGGGCAAGGATGAGCCAGTCGTGGAAAAAGAGGTGACCTTCGAAGAGAGCATCCGCTTCGAGGAGTTTCCTGTCCTCAATGAATCGGACGAGATCCTGGTGCTGGTGGATGAGGCTCACCGTTCACACACCCGATCTCTGCACCGCAATCTGCGCAGAGCCCTGCCCAATGCGGCAATCATTGGATTCACCGGCACGCCGATTCTGAGCAAGGAAAAAACGGAAACCCGGGAAATATTCGGCGACTTCATCGATAAATATCTGCTGCAGGATGCCGAGTTGGATGGCGCAACAGTGCCGATCCTCTATGAAGGCCGGACGGCTGATGGCCTCGTCAAGGATGCTCCGAGCCTCGATCAACTGTTCGAGGATATGTTCCGCACCTATTCAGAGGAAGAACTGGCGGTTATCAAAGCCAAGTATGGTACCGCTGGCGATATTCTGGAAGCACCTTTGCTGATCGAACAGAAAGCAAAGGATATGCTGCGCCATTATGTAGGTGTTGTTTTGCCTGAGGGCTACAAGGCCCAGGTTGTTGCAACCAGTCGCCGCGCCGCCATCGTTTACCGCGAAAAATTGTTGGCCGCCAGGGATGAGCTTGTCAGAGATCTGGAAGGCATTCCTGCCGCGACGCTGGCGCTCCCGGACCATGAGATTGAACTGCTTGATCCGCAACCACGATTCCTTGTGCGTGCGCACGCGCTGCTTCCGCTGATCAGAGGGCTGGATGTAGCGGTCGTCATTTCTGGGAACCATAATGATCCGGAATCCTGGTGGGATTGGTCAAACAAGGAAAAGCAGGACGAATACACCAAGCGTTTCAAGCGCAAACTGGCGGCAGAACGGACAGAAAAAACTGATCCGCTCGCCATGATGGTTGTGAACAACATGCTTCTGACTGGTTTCGATGCTGCTCCAACCAAGCCCACCAGAGGCTGTTTAATTGGGGCAGCGTCATCGACTCAAGCCTGA
- a CDS encoding IS3 family transposase yields MRLVEKECPSSVSIRAACDSLALSRAGYYRRQAPVVSPRASLPRPVAANALSEAERQAVLGLLNSERFYDQPPAEIYASLLDEGKYYCSISTMYRILRANQQTGERRAQKPAKSHAIPRLRATRPNEVWTWDITKLPTTEQGNFLNLYVVMDLYSRFIVAWMVSRKENSELSKLLISDAAARYRVALSGLTLHQDRGVPMTARGYLDLMAELGITCSHSRPRVSNDNPFSESQFKTLKQQPDYPQRLTGVDHARIWFSDYVDWYCFHHHHRGIAWFTPEQVFTGRYKEVSEQREQALKQAYQQHPKRFIHGEPKVKQPPTEVWINPALPEEGVGSLEVNYPTLNRAKER; encoded by the coding sequence ATGAGATTAGTTGAAAAAGAGTGCCCCAGTTCGGTGAGCATAAGAGCCGCTTGCGATAGCCTAGCGCTCTCGCGTGCAGGCTACTACCGCCGACAGGCTCCGGTTGTCTCCCCCCGAGCGAGCCTTCCAAGACCCGTCGCAGCCAATGCGCTGAGTGAGGCAGAGAGGCAAGCCGTTCTGGGGCTTTTGAACAGCGAACGATTCTATGACCAACCTCCGGCAGAGATCTATGCTAGCCTGCTGGATGAAGGGAAATATTACTGTTCAATCAGTACGATGTATCGGATCCTTCGTGCTAATCAACAGACGGGAGAGCGGCGAGCTCAAAAACCGGCCAAATCACACGCTATCCCCCGATTACGGGCGACCCGCCCGAATGAGGTTTGGACATGGGATATCACTAAGCTTCCCACCACAGAGCAGGGTAACTTCTTGAATCTCTATGTGGTGATGGATCTCTACAGCCGTTTTATTGTGGCTTGGATGGTCTCAAGGAAGGAGAATAGTGAGCTCTCCAAGCTGTTAATCAGTGACGCAGCGGCTCGCTATCGGGTCGCGCTCAGTGGCTTAACACTGCATCAGGATAGAGGTGTGCCGATGACCGCCAGAGGCTATCTCGACTTGATGGCCGAACTGGGGATCACCTGCTCCCACAGCCGTCCACGAGTCAGTAACGACAATCCGTTTAGCGAGAGTCAATTTAAAACACTCAAGCAACAACCCGATTATCCTCAACGATTGACAGGAGTTGACCATGCCAGAATATGGTTTAGTGACTATGTTGACTGGTACTGTTTCCACCACCACCATCGAGGGATTGCGTGGTTCACTCCAGAGCAGGTATTTACCGGTCGTTACAAGGAGGTTAGCGAGCAGCGTGAACAGGCGCTGAAGCAGGCCTATCAGCAGCATCCGAAACGCTTTATTCATGGTGAGCCCAAGGTTAAGCAACCCCCTACTGAGGTATGGATTAACCCCGCTCTACCGGAGGAGGGGGTGGGGTCGCTGGAGGTCAACTATCCAACCCTGAATAGAGCGAAGGAGAGATGA
- a CDS encoding ATP-dependent helicase, which translates to MLKKITLKGEQKKVLFLPAMNPIQIKGVAGSGKTTVALYRAKHLLETQNTLFQEAKVIIFTFNKTLAAYIKAVSPHINGGYNSQSDEIRPKTANGLNVQVVNFHSWAYRFAGIGYNQTIMQWDQIDIIRDIITRMDSGTSNVLGKSPEFFQEEISWIKGKLFTDKNEYFDAKRVGRGTSDRITKKDKVVIWDVYSRYSAVLKNRGNVDFDDYAILCLKKISSTPNFIPPYTHIIIDEAQDLNKAQILTISKIVDQETNSLSIIADAAQRIYKSGFVWSEVGINVRGGRTIEFKKNYRNTVHIANAALSLLNHESDKSEFTEVKTALKGGSKPKVGYFNNYNEQLNWVKSELDKLSNDDEIGNTVILHRTNSGVKALQSFLSKHGYATEFVKSSQSVNYESESIKICTMSSVKGLEFRNVFIIDLNDDVIPFPPGFISENDEFHISTERRLLYTCMTRAIINLYLLSSETPSRYLGEISSKFLDVFRKSELSNNVLFDDDIQF; encoded by the coding sequence ATGCTCAAGAAAATCACACTGAAAGGTGAGCAAAAAAAAGTACTTTTTTTGCCAGCGATGAATCCGATACAAATAAAAGGCGTTGCAGGAAGTGGAAAAACGACAGTTGCTCTTTATCGAGCAAAGCACCTGCTTGAAACACAAAATACTCTGTTTCAAGAGGCAAAAGTAATTATTTTTACCTTTAACAAAACTCTTGCTGCCTATATCAAAGCTGTAAGCCCCCATATAAACGGAGGTTACAACAGCCAAAGTGATGAAATAAGACCTAAAACAGCTAATGGGCTAAATGTTCAGGTCGTCAACTTTCATAGCTGGGCTTATAGGTTTGCTGGAATAGGATATAATCAAACCATTATGCAATGGGATCAAATTGATATTATTAGAGACATAATTACTAGAATGGACTCAGGCACATCAAATGTTTTAGGTAAAAGCCCCGAGTTTTTTCAAGAGGAAATATCATGGATTAAAGGAAAGTTATTTACAGATAAGAACGAGTACTTTGATGCTAAAAGAGTTGGTAGGGGTACGTCTGACCGGATTACAAAGAAAGACAAAGTGGTTATTTGGGATGTATACAGTAGATATAGTGCGGTTCTAAAAAATAGAGGAAATGTGGATTTTGATGATTATGCAATTTTGTGTCTTAAAAAAATTAGCAGTACACCAAATTTTATACCACCTTACACGCATATTATAATTGATGAGGCGCAAGATTTAAATAAGGCTCAAATTCTAACTATATCCAAAATAGTCGACCAAGAAACAAATAGTCTTTCAATAATTGCCGATGCGGCACAAAGAATATATAAAAGTGGTTTTGTGTGGAGTGAGGTTGGAATAAATGTACGTGGTGGAAGAACTATAGAATTCAAAAAAAATTACCGAAACACAGTTCATATTGCCAACGCTGCTTTATCGTTGTTGAATCATGAAAGTGACAAATCAGAGTTTACGGAAGTAAAAACAGCTTTGAAAGGTGGTAGTAAACCTAAGGTTGGTTATTTCAACAACTATAATGAACAACTTAATTGGGTGAAATCAGAGCTTGATAAACTTAGCAATGATGATGAAATTGGTAATACTGTTATCCTACATAGAACTAATTCAGGCGTTAAGGCCTTGCAAAGTTTTTTATCTAAGCATGGTTATGCCACAGAGTTTGTTAAATCAAGCCAGTCCGTTAATTATGAAAGTGAAAGCATAAAGATATGCACCATGAGCTCAGTAAAAGGATTGGAGTTTAGAAATGTTTTTATTATTGATTTGAATGATGATGTTATCCCATTTCCTCCTGGGTTCATAAGTGAAAATGATGAATTTCATATTTCTACGGAAAGACGATTGCTATATACATGCATGACAAGGGCAATAATAAACTTATATCTGCTTAGTAGCGAAACACCGTCTCGTTATTTGGGTGAGATTAGTAGTAAATTTCTTGATGTATTCAGAAAATCAGAACTATCGAATAATGTACTCTTTGATGATGATATTCAATTTTAG
- a CDS encoding DUF4433 domain-containing protein, with protein sequence MALKNKFNDFVKEIKEREIEYLVHFTPTLNLYSILEQKQLMSSSVLERLDIEQYDILDYVQFTDDVRYDDKRYINLSISSPNTFLFSKFMSKTANDMTINWCVLKIKPKHIYDLDTLKLFPNQTI encoded by the coding sequence ATGGCGTTAAAAAACAAATTTAATGATTTTGTAAAGGAAATCAAAGAGAGAGAAATTGAATATTTAGTTCATTTTACTCCAACTTTAAATCTTTACAGTATTCTTGAGCAAAAACAATTAATGAGTAGTTCAGTATTGGAGAGATTGGATATTGAACAGTATGATATCCTTGATTATGTGCAATTCACGGACGATGTTAGATACGATGACAAGAGATATATTAACTTATCAATTTCATCGCCAAATACTTTTTTATTCTCTAAATTCATGAGTAAAACAGCTAATGATATGACAATTAATTGGTGCGTGTTGAAAATAAAACCCAAACATATATATGACTTAGATACATTAAAGTTGTTTCCCAATCAAACCATATAG
- a CDS encoding transposase family protein, whose amino-acid sequence MKFSTSELNTDRGWAAATGIKKKQFYLILETFEKSHSSIIESKLLKNTIEIGDEFCIKNTEELLFFTLFSLKSGLTYDNLGFVAGISSSYAHKIQAFGLSVLEHALNELECMPIRKFKDPTEFKEFFEKNNIENILIDATEQPKQRPSEYDRQKEHFSGKKKGIQ is encoded by the coding sequence ATGAAATTTAGCACATCAGAGTTAAATACTGATAGAGGTTGGGCTGCTGCTACTGGCATAAAGAAAAAGCAGTTTTACTTAATTTTGGAAACTTTCGAAAAAAGCCACTCTAGTATTATCGAATCGAAATTACTTAAAAATACGATTGAAATTGGTGATGAATTCTGTATCAAAAACACAGAGGAACTTTTATTTTTTACGCTGTTCAGTTTAAAGAGTGGATTAACTTATGATAACTTGGGTTTTGTGGCTGGAATATCATCATCTTATGCGCACAAAATTCAAGCATTTGGTCTCTCTGTTTTGGAGCACGCATTAAATGAGTTAGAATGTATGCCAATTAGAAAATTTAAGGATCCCACTGAATTTAAAGAGTTTTTTGAGAAAAATAATATCGAAAACATACTCATAGACGCAACCGAGCAACCGAAACAAAGACCATCAGAATATGATAGACAAAAAGAACATTTTTCAGGTAAAAAAAAAGGCATACAGTAA